The following coding sequences lie in one Frigoribacterium sp. SL97 genomic window:
- a CDS encoding PP2C family protein-serine/threonine phosphatase yields MTELGRPTTAHALGLDGPGLTFDWAGVTDVGRRRAHNEDSYLAEAPLFVVADGMGGHSAGDVASDAVVRRMSEIASRPFATTDDVETALRVATEDIAVAAADTELGVGTTATGAFLSREGEGAEVDFTVFNVGDSRVYMFEDGRLRQVTVDHSVVQEMVDAGLLHADDAEKHPDSNVITRAVGFDVDPRPDYWRVPARPGLRLLVCSDGLTKELSAGRIAELLGGVDGAEPAATALVEAAVEAGGRDNVTAVVVDVRSAETTDAE; encoded by the coding sequence GTGACAGAGCTCGGCCGCCCCACGACCGCCCACGCCCTCGGCCTCGACGGCCCGGGGCTCACCTTCGACTGGGCGGGGGTGACCGACGTGGGTCGTCGCCGAGCGCACAACGAGGACAGCTACCTCGCAGAGGCGCCGCTGTTCGTCGTGGCCGACGGCATGGGAGGGCACAGCGCGGGCGACGTGGCGAGCGACGCGGTCGTGCGCCGCATGAGCGAGATCGCGTCACGCCCGTTCGCCACCACGGACGACGTCGAGACGGCCCTCCGCGTGGCCACGGAGGACATCGCGGTGGCGGCGGCCGACACCGAGCTCGGGGTCGGCACGACGGCCACCGGGGCGTTCCTCTCACGAGAGGGAGAAGGCGCCGAGGTCGACTTCACGGTCTTCAACGTGGGCGACTCCCGCGTGTACATGTTCGAAGACGGCCGTCTCCGCCAGGTGACCGTCGACCATTCCGTCGTCCAGGAGATGGTCGACGCGGGGCTCCTGCACGCGGACGACGCCGAGAAGCACCCCGACAGCAACGTGATCACCCGGGCGGTCGGGTTCGACGTCGACCCGCGTCCGGATTACTGGAGGGTGCCCGCCCGACCCGGCCTGCGCCTCCTCGTCTGCTCGGACGGCCTGACCAAAGAACTGTCCGCCGGGCGGATCGCCGAGCTCCTCGGCGGCGTCGACGGTGCCGAGCCGGCGGCGACGGCCCTCGTCGAGGCCGCCGTCGAGGCGGGTGGACGCGACAACGTCACGGCCGTCGTCGTGGACGTCCGGAGCGCCGAGACGACGGACGCCGAGTAG
- the atpE gene encoding ATP synthase F0 subunit C produces the protein MDTTTILAEINGNIATVGYGLAAIGPGIGIGIVAGKTVEAMARQPELAGRLQVTMFLGIAFTELLGFIGLAAGFIFS, from the coding sequence GTGGACACCACCACGATCCTCGCTGAGATCAACGGCAACATCGCGACCGTCGGCTACGGCCTCGCTGCGATCGGCCCCGGCATCGGTATCGGCATCGTCGCGGGCAAGACCGTCGAGGCCATGGCCCGCCAGCCCGAGCTGGCCGGCCGCCTGCAGGTCACGATGTTCCTCGGCATCGCGTTCACCGAGCTGCTGGGCTTCATCGGCCTCGCCGCCGGCTTCATCTTCTCCTGA
- a CDS encoding methylated-DNA--[protein]-cysteine S-methyltransferase, with protein sequence MTDLVLVPPLPPGRADDDEPPGLVRLDSPVGRIEIVSRHFAVEGLAIEREGVLPHDGQPERPDNLLDAARRQVDGYFEGVRTRFDLPLRLVGSSFQRSVWSALLEVEWGRATTYGRLGGTFGNPRAGRAVGGAVAVNPLPLLVPCHRVLGRTGGVTGYTVGTGVETKKWLLRHEGIAFREGPVPLD encoded by the coding sequence ATGACCGACCTCGTCCTCGTACCCCCGCTGCCACCCGGCCGTGCCGACGACGACGAACCGCCGGGGCTCGTCCGACTCGACTCCCCCGTGGGACGAATCGAGATCGTCAGTCGGCACTTCGCCGTCGAGGGCCTCGCGATCGAGCGTGAGGGCGTCCTGCCTCACGACGGTCAACCCGAGCGGCCCGACAACCTGCTCGATGCAGCCCGACGTCAGGTCGACGGCTACTTCGAAGGAGTGCGCACGCGCTTCGATCTTCCGCTCCGCCTGGTCGGTTCGAGCTTCCAGCGCTCGGTCTGGTCTGCGCTGCTCGAGGTCGAGTGGGGACGGGCCACGACCTATGGACGACTCGGCGGGACCTTCGGCAATCCTCGGGCCGGGCGAGCCGTCGGTGGAGCGGTGGCGGTGAATCCGCTCCCCCTGCTCGTCCCGTGCCACCGCGTCCTGGGCCGGACGGGCGGCGTCACCGGCTACACCGTGGGCACAGGGGTCGAGACGAAGAAGTGGCTCCTCCGCCACGAGGGCATCGCGTTCCGAGAGGGTCCCGTGCCCCTGGACTGA
- the atpA gene encoding F0F1 ATP synthase subunit alpha, with amino-acid sequence MADIKISPDEIRDALKDFVSSYDPSKASTTEVGHVTDAADGIAHVQGLPGVMANELIRFADGTQGLAQNLDEDEIGAIVLGEFSGIEEGMEVTRTGEVLSVPVGDGYLGRVVDPLGAPIDGLGDIATEGRRALELQAPGVMQRKSVHEPMQTGIKAIDAMIPVGRGQRQLIIGDRQTGKTAIAIDTIINQKANWESGDENKQVRCIYVAIGQKGSTIASVKGALEEAGAMEYTTIVAAPASDPAGFKYLAPYTGSAIGQHWMYSGKHVLIIFDDLSKQAEAYRAVSLLLRRPPGREAYPGDVFYLHSRLLERCAKLSDELGAGSMTGLPIIETKANDVSAYIPTNVISITDGQIFLQSDLFNANQRPAVDVGISVSRVGGDAQVKSIKKVSGTLKLELAQYRSLEAFAMFASDLDAASRRQLARGARLTELLKQPQYSPYPVEDQVVSIWAGTNGKLDEVPVPDILRFERELLDYMGRNTSVLSDLREKNVLSDDIVAALESGIDSFKQEFQTGEGKPLASVGREEFEATDADDVNQEKIVKTKR; translated from the coding sequence ATGGCAGACATCAAGATCAGCCCGGATGAGATTCGCGACGCGCTGAAGGACTTCGTCTCGTCGTACGACCCTTCGAAGGCCTCCACCACCGAGGTCGGCCACGTCACGGACGCAGCCGACGGCATCGCCCACGTCCAGGGGCTCCCCGGCGTCATGGCCAACGAGCTCATCCGCTTCGCGGACGGCACGCAGGGTCTCGCTCAGAACCTCGACGAAGACGAGATCGGCGCCATCGTCCTCGGCGAGTTCTCCGGCATCGAAGAGGGCATGGAGGTCACCCGCACGGGTGAGGTCCTCTCCGTCCCCGTCGGCGACGGCTACCTGGGTCGCGTCGTCGACCCGCTGGGCGCACCCATCGACGGTCTCGGCGACATCGCCACCGAGGGTCGTCGTGCCCTCGAACTCCAGGCCCCCGGTGTCATGCAGCGCAAGTCGGTCCACGAGCCCATGCAGACCGGCATCAAGGCGATCGACGCCATGATCCCCGTCGGTCGTGGGCAGCGCCAGCTCATCATCGGCGACCGCCAGACCGGCAAGACGGCCATCGCGATCGACACGATCATCAACCAGAAGGCCAACTGGGAGTCCGGCGACGAGAACAAGCAGGTCCGCTGCATCTACGTCGCCATCGGCCAGAAGGGCTCCACGATCGCCTCGGTCAAGGGTGCCCTCGAAGAGGCCGGAGCCATGGAGTACACGACGATCGTCGCCGCTCCCGCCTCGGACCCCGCCGGCTTCAAGTACCTCGCTCCGTACACCGGGTCTGCCATCGGTCAGCACTGGATGTACAGCGGCAAGCACGTCCTCATCATCTTTGACGACCTGTCGAAGCAGGCCGAGGCCTACCGTGCCGTCTCGCTCCTCCTTCGTCGTCCGCCGGGACGCGAGGCCTACCCGGGTGACGTCTTCTACCTGCACTCGCGTCTTCTCGAGCGTTGCGCGAAGCTGTCCGACGAGCTGGGCGCCGGCTCGATGACGGGTCTGCCCATCATCGAGACCAAGGCCAACGACGTCTCGGCGTACATCCCGACCAACGTGATCTCCATCACCGACGGCCAGATCTTCCTGCAGTCCGACCTCTTCAACGCGAACCAGCGTCCCGCGGTCGACGTCGGCATCTCGGTGTCGCGCGTCGGCGGTGACGCCCAGGTCAAGTCGATCAAGAAGGTCTCCGGCACGCTCAAGCTCGAACTGGCCCAGTACCGCTCGCTCGAAGCGTTCGCGATGTTCGCGTCCGACCTCGACGCGGCGAGCCGTCGTCAGCTCGCACGTGGTGCACGTCTCACCGAGCTCCTCAAGCAGCCGCAGTACTCGCCCTACCCGGTCGAGGACCAGGTCGTCTCGATCTGGGCCGGCACCAACGGCAAGCTCGACGAGGTCCCCGTGCCGGACATCCTGCGTTTCGAGCGCGAGTTGCTCGACTACATGGGCCGGAACACGTCGGTGTTGTCCGATCTCAGGGAGAAGAACGTGCTGTCGGACGACATCGTCGCGGCTCTCGAGAGCGGCATCGACTCGTTCAAGCAAGAATTCCAGACCGGTGAGGGCAAGCCTCTCGCTTCGGTGGGACGTGAAGAGTTCGAGGCCACCGACGCCGACGACGTCAACCAGGAGAAGATCGTCAAGACGAAGCGCTGA
- a CDS encoding YaaA family protein produces MLFLLPPSETKLDGGSVGSRLDVTALSFDELDGPRRASLALLDEMSADVAAAAAALKLGPTQAHEVERNRLVTVSPTMPALSRYTGVLFDPLGVAGMSADAWTWAHRHVLVHSALFGLLRAGDEIPAYRLSHDSRVPRTSLKKLWRGPVSSVLAGVGDLVVDLRSEGYVALGPAGTPSTYVRVVSDAGDRRRALNHFNKKSKGLLVRALLADRPDLADIGDLTEWARGRGFVLEPGDESVLVAESVLQASV; encoded by the coding sequence ATGCTGTTCCTGCTGCCCCCGTCCGAGACCAAACTCGACGGGGGCAGCGTCGGTTCGCGGCTCGATGTGACGGCACTGTCGTTCGACGAGCTCGACGGCCCTCGCCGCGCCTCCTTGGCCTTGCTCGACGAGATGTCGGCCGACGTCGCGGCGGCCGCCGCTGCCCTCAAACTCGGTCCCACGCAGGCTCACGAGGTCGAGCGCAACCGGCTCGTGACCGTGTCGCCCACGATGCCCGCTCTGTCGCGCTACACGGGGGTCCTCTTCGACCCTCTCGGTGTGGCAGGCATGAGTGCCGACGCGTGGACGTGGGCTCACCGGCACGTACTCGTGCATTCGGCCCTGTTCGGCTTGCTCAGGGCTGGTGACGAGATCCCCGCGTACCGGCTCTCGCACGACTCGAGGGTTCCCCGGACGTCGTTGAAGAAACTCTGGCGAGGGCCCGTGTCCTCGGTCCTGGCAGGCGTCGGCGACCTCGTCGTCGACCTGCGATCCGAGGGGTACGTCGCTCTGGGGCCGGCGGGGACGCCGTCGACGTACGTCCGTGTCGTCTCGGACGCGGGCGACCGACGCCGAGCCCTCAACCACTTCAACAAGAAGAGCAAGGGGTTGCTCGTTCGCGCCCTCCTGGCCGATCGTCCGGACCTGGCCGACATCGGCGACCTGACGGAGTGGGCCCGCGGTCGAGGTTTCGTGCTCGAACCCGGAGACGAGAGCGTGCTCGTGGCCGAGTCGGTCCTGCAGGCGTCCGTCTGA
- a CDS encoding F0F1 ATP synthase subunit epsilon, with translation MAALTVSVVSADHEVWSGEASSIVARTAEGEIGILPGHEPILAILASGQVRVRLSDGTTVEATADDGFLSVENDTVTVVARNAQLN, from the coding sequence GTGGCTGCTCTCACTGTCAGCGTCGTCTCGGCCGACCACGAAGTGTGGTCGGGCGAGGCGTCGTCGATCGTCGCTCGCACCGCCGAGGGTGAGATCGGGATCCTTCCCGGTCACGAGCCGATCCTCGCCATCCTGGCCTCGGGTCAGGTCAGGGTCCGGTTGTCCGACGGCACCACCGTCGAGGCGACTGCCGACGACGGTTTCCTGTCCGTCGAGAACGACACCGTGACGGTCGTCGCGCGCAACGCACAGCTCAACTGA
- a CDS encoding F0F1 ATP synthase subunit gamma, which produces MGAQLRVYRQRIRSAQTTKKVTRAMELISASRIQKAQARMKASGPYSRAITRAVSAVATFSDVDHVLTTEPETVERAAIVVFTSDRGLNGAFSSNTLKESEQLAQLLRSQGKEVVYYLVGRKAQGYFAFRRRDAEQVWTGNTDQPEFVTAKEIGDAVVSKFLTEAAEGGVDEIHIVYNRFVNMVSQVPEVVRLLPLEVVEGIEEPGEDEVLPLYDFEPDPTEVLDALLPVYIESRIFNAMLQSAASEHAARQKAMKAASDNADTLIRDFTRLANNARQAEITQQISEIVGGADALGSAK; this is translated from the coding sequence ATGGGAGCCCAACTCCGGGTCTACCGGCAGAGGATCCGCTCTGCGCAGACGACCAAGAAGGTCACTCGCGCGATGGAGCTCATCTCGGCCTCGCGCATCCAGAAGGCGCAGGCCCGGATGAAAGCCTCCGGGCCGTACTCGCGAGCCATCACCCGCGCGGTGTCGGCCGTGGCGACGTTCTCGGACGTCGACCACGTGCTGACCACCGAGCCCGAGACGGTCGAGCGTGCCGCGATCGTCGTGTTCACGTCGGACCGCGGCCTCAACGGTGCGTTCAGCTCGAACACGCTGAAAGAGAGCGAGCAGCTCGCGCAGCTGCTGCGGAGCCAGGGCAAAGAGGTCGTCTACTACCTCGTGGGTCGCAAGGCCCAGGGGTACTTCGCCTTCCGTCGTCGTGACGCCGAGCAGGTGTGGACGGGCAACACGGACCAGCCCGAGTTCGTCACGGCGAAAGAGATCGGTGACGCCGTCGTCTCCAAGTTCCTCACCGAGGCGGCCGAGGGCGGCGTGGACGAGATCCACATCGTCTACAACCGTTTCGTGAACATGGTCAGCCAGGTTCCCGAGGTCGTCCGTCTGCTTCCCCTCGAGGTCGTCGAGGGGATCGAAGAGCCCGGAGAGGACGAGGTCCTGCCGCTGTACGACTTCGAACCCGATCCGACCGAGGTCCTCGACGCCCTGTTGCCGGTCTACATCGAGAGCCGCATCTTCAACGCCATGCTGCAGTCGGCCGCCTCCGAGCACGCCGCCCGTCAGAAGGCCATGAAGGCTGCCAGCGACAACGCCGACACCCTCATCCGCGACTTCACCCGTCTGGCCAACAACGCGCGTCAGGCCGAGATCACGCAGCAGATCTCCGAGATCGTGGGCGGCGCAGACGCCCTCGGGTCGGCCAAGTAG
- a CDS encoding FHA domain-containing protein yields MPTEQSPGSWHRVGSIDDTVVGRPARPSGVDETDADDTVLRVSPPARPPTSGEPNPSGRPTPRLHGVRVAGQDLSLDVPVIVGRRPTGPRVGSGPLPRLVTVPSPRHEVSGAHVDVRQHGGTVVVTDLRSTNGTRVIEPGRVPVVLRQGESLVARAGTIVDVGDGNLLEILPPQRIIPTKEPLL; encoded by the coding sequence ATGCCCACCGAACAGTCACCAGGATCGTGGCACCGAGTCGGCTCGATCGACGACACGGTCGTCGGTCGCCCGGCCCGCCCCTCGGGCGTCGACGAGACGGACGCGGACGACACGGTCCTCCGGGTCTCCCCGCCGGCACGGCCGCCGACGAGCGGGGAGCCGAACCCGTCGGGCCGACCCACCCCGCGCCTCCACGGGGTGAGGGTCGCCGGGCAGGACCTGTCGCTCGACGTGCCCGTCATCGTGGGGCGTCGCCCGACCGGGCCGCGCGTGGGCTCTGGACCCCTGCCACGGTTGGTGACCGTGCCGTCTCCGCGACACGAGGTCTCGGGGGCGCACGTCGACGTGCGCCAGCACGGGGGCACCGTCGTCGTCACCGACCTGCGTTCGACGAACGGGACCCGGGTGATCGAGCCCGGACGCGTTCCCGTCGTTCTCCGGCAAGGCGAGTCGCTCGTCGCCCGTGCAGGCACGATAGTGGACGTAGGTGACGGGAACCTTCTCGAGATCCTGCCTCCCCAGCGCATCATCCCGACGAAAGAACCCCTCCTGTGA
- the atpD gene encoding F0F1 ATP synthase subunit beta translates to MTDTATAPVATESAPGVGRIARVTGPVVDIEFPHDAIPGVYNALTTKITIGDTTTQITLEVAQHLGDDLVRAIALKPTDGIVRGQEVIDTGAPISVPVGDVTKGKVFSVTGEILNLEGDETVEITERWPIHRKPPKFDQLESKTQLFETGIKSIDLLTPYVQGGKIGLFGGAGVGKTVLIQEMIQRVAQDHGGVSVFAGVGERTREGNDLIAEMDEAGVFDKTALVFGQMDEPPGTRLRVALSALTMAEYFRDVQKQDVLLFIDNIFRFTQAGSEVSTLLGRMPSAVGYQPNLADEMGVLQERITSTRGHSITSLQAIYVPADDYTDPAPATTFAHLDATTELSREIASQGLYPAIDPLTSTSRILDPRYLGQAHYDTAIRVKAILQKNKELQEIIAILGVDELSEEDKITVSRARRIQQFLSQNTYMAKKFTGVEGSTVPLKDTIESFTAIADGEFDHVATQAFFNVGSISDVEEKWAQIQKENG, encoded by the coding sequence ATGACTGACACCGCAACCGCACCGGTCGCGACCGAGTCGGCTCCCGGCGTCGGGCGCATCGCCCGGGTCACGGGCCCCGTCGTCGACATCGAGTTCCCGCACGATGCCATCCCCGGCGTCTACAACGCGCTGACCACGAAGATCACCATCGGTGACACGACCACGCAGATCACGCTCGAGGTCGCCCAGCACCTCGGTGACGACCTCGTCCGTGCCATCGCCCTCAAGCCCACCGACGGCATCGTCCGTGGGCAAGAGGTCATCGACACCGGCGCGCCGATCTCCGTGCCCGTCGGCGACGTCACCAAGGGCAAGGTCTTCAGCGTCACGGGCGAGATCCTCAACCTCGAGGGTGACGAGACGGTCGAGATCACCGAGCGCTGGCCCATCCACCGCAAGCCCCCGAAGTTCGACCAGCTCGAGTCCAAGACCCAGCTGTTCGAGACGGGCATCAAGTCCATCGACCTCCTCACGCCTTACGTGCAGGGCGGCAAGATCGGTCTCTTCGGTGGTGCGGGTGTCGGCAAGACCGTCCTCATCCAGGAGATGATCCAGCGTGTCGCGCAGGACCACGGTGGTGTGTCGGTCTTCGCCGGCGTCGGTGAGCGTACCCGCGAGGGCAACGACCTCATCGCCGAGATGGACGAAGCGGGCGTGTTCGACAAGACCGCGTTGGTCTTCGGCCAGATGGACGAGCCGCCGGGAACCCGTCTCCGCGTCGCGCTGTCGGCCCTCACGATGGCCGAGTACTTCCGCGACGTGCAGAAGCAGGACGTGCTCCTCTTCATCGACAACATCTTCCGCTTCACGCAGGCCGGTTCCGAGGTCTCGACCCTTCTGGGTCGCATGCCCTCGGCCGTGGGTTACCAGCCCAACCTGGCCGACGAGATGGGCGTCCTCCAAGAGCGCATCACCTCGACGCGCGGTCACTCGATCACCTCGCTGCAGGCGATCTACGTGCCTGCCGACGACTACACCGACCCGGCTCCCGCGACGACGTTCGCGCACCTCGACGCGACCACCGAGTTGTCGCGTGAGATCGCGTCGCAGGGTCTCTACCCCGCGATCGACCCGCTGACCTCGACCAGCCGCATCCTCGACCCGCGTTACCTGGGCCAGGCGCACTACGACACGGCGATCCGGGTCAAGGCCATCCTGCAGAAGAACAAGGAGCTGCAAGAGATCATCGCCATCCTCGGTGTCGACGAGCTCTCCGAAGAGGACAAGATCACGGTGTCGCGTGCGCGCCGCATCCAGCAGTTCCTCTCGCAGAACACCTACATGGCCAAGAAGTTCACGGGTGTCGAGGGCTCGACCGTCCCGCTGAAGGACACCATCGAGTCCTTCACCGCGATCGCCGACGGCGAATTCGACCACGTGGCCACGCAGGCATTCTTCAACGTCGGCTCCATCTCGGACGTCGAAGAGAAGTGGGCTCAGATCCAGAAGGAGAACGGCTGA
- a CDS encoding F0F1 ATP synthase subunit B, translating to MIETILAAEGGAPEGAAIFFPAGYDILWSLVVFVVIAAFFGLFAIPKFRRILDERAERIEGGIKHAEAAQAEAAKALDEYKKQLADARAEAARIREAARAEGNEIIAELKQQAQAEADRITASAHAQIEAERQAAVASLRSEVGSLAIDLASGVIGESLSDDAKASAVVDRFLADLEADENAKAGN from the coding sequence ATGATCGAGACGATCCTCGCGGCCGAGGGTGGTGCGCCCGAAGGCGCCGCCATCTTCTTCCCCGCTGGTTACGACATCCTCTGGTCCTTGGTCGTCTTCGTGGTCATCGCCGCGTTCTTCGGGCTCTTCGCGATCCCCAAGTTCCGCAGGATCCTCGACGAGCGTGCCGAGCGCATCGAAGGCGGCATCAAGCACGCCGAGGCCGCACAGGCCGAGGCTGCCAAGGCCCTCGACGAATACAAGAAGCAGCTGGCCGACGCTCGTGCCGAGGCCGCTCGCATCCGTGAGGCTGCGCGCGCCGAGGGCAACGAGATCATCGCCGAGCTCAAGCAGCAGGCGCAGGCCGAGGCCGACCGCATCACCGCCTCCGCCCACGCGCAGATCGAGGCCGAGCGCCAGGCCGCCGTGGCCTCGCTCCGGTCCGAAGTCGGATCGTTGGCCATCGACCTCGCCTCCGGCGTCATCGGTGAGTCGCTGAGCGACGACGCGAAGGCGTCGGCCGTGGTCGACCGCTTCCTGGCCGACCTCGAGGCGGACGAGAACGCTAAGGCGGGCAACTGA
- a CDS encoding serine/threonine-protein kinase, translating into MLGSGGFADVFLYEQNMPRRQVAVKVMLSEVVNDQVRQMFQAEANLMAQLSAHPSILTVFQASVSADGRPYLVMELCSSSLSERYRRDRIPVADVLRIGVKIGSAVETAHRQGVLHRDLKPSNILMTAYGHPVLSDFGIAASLSESEPQEVVGMSIPWSAPEVLLDETNGTIESEVWSLGATVYSLLAGRSPFEVLGGDKNGASDLIGRIDKAKLVPTGRTDVPPTLERLLARSMSRRPENRQASVLEFVRELQQVESEIGVAQTPIEVAVDDWALATVADLEDKTRLRGVTPVQASRRRRRRRATEAQVQAQHGGSLQQSRAVPRSTGTRPTRRRSLLVVTWALVAASVVGIGLAAAATLVLVRSTSTDIPRVADVASSSDGSSVVFTWSDPGLRAGDTYVISTGGQTSQQSADRFVATPADPGDEVCITVSVSRGGSTGPESNENCATAGQG; encoded by the coding sequence GTGCTCGGGTCGGGCGGCTTCGCCGACGTGTTCCTCTACGAACAGAACATGCCGCGCCGGCAGGTCGCGGTGAAGGTCATGCTCAGCGAGGTCGTGAACGACCAGGTCCGCCAGATGTTCCAGGCCGAGGCGAACCTCATGGCCCAGCTGAGTGCCCACCCGTCGATCCTCACGGTGTTCCAGGCCAGCGTCTCGGCCGACGGCCGTCCGTACCTGGTGATGGAACTCTGCTCGTCGTCGTTGAGCGAGCGGTACCGGCGCGACCGCATCCCCGTCGCCGACGTGCTGCGCATCGGCGTCAAGATCGGCAGCGCGGTCGAGACGGCCCACCGGCAGGGCGTCCTGCACCGCGACCTGAAACCGTCGAACATCCTCATGACGGCCTACGGACACCCCGTGCTGTCCGACTTCGGCATCGCCGCGTCCCTCAGCGAGAGCGAGCCGCAAGAGGTCGTCGGCATGTCGATCCCGTGGTCGGCCCCCGAGGTGCTGCTCGACGAGACCAACGGCACCATCGAGTCCGAGGTGTGGTCCCTCGGGGCGACGGTGTACTCGCTGCTCGCGGGCCGGAGCCCCTTCGAGGTCCTCGGCGGCGACAAGAACGGCGCGTCCGACCTGATCGGTCGCATCGACAAGGCCAAGCTCGTGCCGACCGGACGGACGGACGTCCCTCCCACCCTCGAGCGACTGCTCGCGAGGTCCATGTCGCGGCGCCCCGAGAACCGCCAGGCCAGCGTCCTCGAGTTCGTGCGCGAGCTCCAGCAGGTCGAGAGCGAGATCGGCGTCGCGCAGACCCCCATCGAGGTGGCGGTCGACGACTGGGCCCTGGCGACCGTGGCCGACCTCGAGGACAAGACGCGCCTCCGGGGTGTGACCCCCGTGCAGGCCTCGCGGCGTCGCCGCCGGCGCCGGGCGACCGAGGCCCAGGTCCAGGCGCAGCACGGCGGTTCGCTCCAGCAGAGCCGCGCCGTGCCTCGCAGCACGGGTACACGTCCGACGCGGCGTCGGTCGCTGCTCGTCGTGACGTGGGCCCTCGTGGCGGCGTCGGTGGTGGGGATCGGTCTCGCAGCCGCCGCGACGCTGGTGCTCGTCCGCTCGACGTCGACCGACATCCCCCGGGTGGCCGACGTCGCGTCGTCGAGCGACGGCTCCTCGGTGGTCTTCACCTGGAGCGACCCGGGGCTCCGGGCAGGTGACACCTACGTCATCTCGACCGGGGGGCAGACGAGCCAGCAATCCGCCGACCGGTTCGTCGCCACCCCTGCCGACCCGGGTGACGAGGTCTGCATCACCGTCTCCGTGAGCCGCGGTGGTTCGACCGGCCCGGAGAGCAACGAGAACTGCGCGACGGCGGGTCAGGGCTGA
- a CDS encoding F0F1 ATP synthase subunit delta yields the protein MGSMSREALGSARSVLSDLGGSVDLTTGEQLLDAGRVIGGSVQLQSYLADPAVDVATKKQLLDRLFGSFSESTRAVLVSVVGSRWSSSDDLLAGIEEVAFRAIATTTPADSSIENELFAFDAAVRTDSQLELALGSKLGDPAAKADLVERLLGGKASRQTVAIVMHLVQQPRGRRIGELLRHAADIVADQSDQLVATVTSAVHLDDAHVTRLQHGLARQFGRSLRINQVIDPAVVGGLRVQVGDEVIDGTVATKLSLLRLQLAG from the coding sequence ATGGGTTCCATGTCCCGAGAAGCACTCGGTTCGGCGCGGTCGGTCTTGTCCGACCTCGGCGGGTCGGTCGACCTGACGACCGGCGAGCAGTTGCTCGACGCCGGTCGGGTCATCGGCGGCTCCGTTCAGCTGCAGTCGTACCTCGCCGACCCCGCTGTCGACGTGGCGACGAAGAAGCAGCTGCTCGACCGGCTCTTCGGGTCGTTCTCCGAGTCGACGCGAGCGGTGCTCGTATCGGTCGTCGGCAGCCGCTGGTCGTCGTCCGACGATCTGCTCGCCGGCATCGAAGAGGTCGCCTTCCGAGCGATCGCGACGACCACGCCTGCCGACAGCAGCATCGAGAACGAGCTCTTCGCCTTCGATGCCGCCGTCCGCACGGATTCGCAGCTCGAATTGGCCCTCGGCTCCAAGCTGGGCGATCCCGCCGCCAAGGCGGACCTCGTCGAGCGCCTGCTCGGAGGGAAGGCCAGTCGTCAGACGGTCGCCATCGTGATGCACCTGGTGCAGCAGCCCCGTGGCCGTCGGATCGGTGAGCTCCTCCGTCACGCAGCCGACATCGTCGCCGACCAGTCCGATCAGCTCGTCGCCACCGTCACGAGCGCCGTCCACCTCGACGACGCCCACGTCACTCGGTTGCAGCACGGTTTGGCCAGGCAGTTCGGGCGTAGCCTGCGCATCAACCAGGTCATCGACCCCGCCGTCGTCGGCGGCCTCCGCGTCCAGGTGGGCGACGAGGTCATCGACGGCACCGTTGCGACGAAGCTCAGCCTGCTCCGCCTGCAGCTCGCCGGCTAG